The following proteins are co-located in the Siansivirga zeaxanthinifaciens CC-SAMT-1 genome:
- a CDS encoding DUF3850 domain-containing protein yields the protein MTHNLKTLPVYFNRVWELEKQFEIRKNDRGFQTGDKLRLEEWTEKDGYTQRFIECTVKYVLHGFEGLTDGYVALGIEINSCVS from the coding sequence ATGACACACAATTTAAAAACATTACCTGTTTATTTTAATAGGGTTTGGGAACTTGAAAAGCAGTTTGAAATTCGTAAAAACGACCGAGGTTTTCAGACTGGCGATAAATTAAGACTTGAAGAATGGACTGAAAAAGATGGATATACACAAAGATTTATTGAATGCACGGTGAAATATGTACTTCACGGATTTGAAGGCTTAACTGATGGTTATGTAGCATTAGGTATTGAGATAAACAGTTGCGTTTCTTAA
- a CDS encoding dihydroorotase encodes MNDSILIKNTTIVNEGKSFISDVLLSDGLIQKIGNIEPDPNQKVIDGTGKHLFPGIIDGQVHFRDPGLTHKGDLYTESKAAIAGGVTSFIDMPNTVPNILTVESLREKFEIASKKSLANYSFFLGVNGENIDEVIKTDTSQFIGVSDDGLYFTKKGNLLADNPETMEKLFANCKSIIAIHSEKEVIVEENERIYKEKFGENIPAQYHPVIRSSEGCYEATKRAIELAKKHNARLHILHLTTEAETHLFQNDIPLTEKKITTEVSVHHLWFTNKDYDRLGMLIKWNPAIKTEQDKQGLLTALVDDRIDIVTTDHAPHTLEEKEQPYFQSMSGAPMVQHSLNCMLEFYKQNLISLEKIIEKMCHNPAILYKMTKRGFIREGYYADLTLVDLNRKWTVTKDNLLYKCGWSPLEGTTFQTEIKQTFVNGNLVYDNGIFFEHVKGKEIEFG; translated from the coding sequence ATGAACGATAGCATTTTAATAAAGAATACAACCATTGTGAATGAAGGAAAATCATTTATTTCAGATGTTCTTTTGTCAGATGGACTGATTCAAAAAATTGGAAATATTGAACCTGACCCGAACCAAAAAGTAATTGATGGAACAGGAAAACACTTGTTCCCAGGAATCATTGACGGACAAGTGCATTTCAGAGACCCAGGACTCACGCACAAAGGAGATTTATATACCGAAAGTAAAGCCGCGATTGCAGGCGGTGTGACTTCCTTTATTGATATGCCAAATACAGTCCCAAATATATTAACTGTAGAGAGCCTAAGAGAAAAGTTTGAAATCGCTTCCAAAAAGTCTTTAGCGAATTACTCGTTTTTTCTTGGTGTCAACGGAGAAAACATTGATGAAGTAATTAAGACCGACACAAGCCAATTTATTGGTGTTTCTGATGACGGCTTGTACTTTACAAAAAAAGGAAATCTACTTGCCGACAATCCAGAGACAATGGAAAAACTGTTTGCTAACTGCAAGTCAATAATTGCCATTCATTCAGAAAAGGAAGTAATTGTAGAAGAAAACGAAAGGATTTATAAAGAAAAGTTTGGAGAGAACATACCAGCTCAATATCACCCAGTTATTAGAAGCAGCGAAGGATGTTATGAAGCAACCAAGAGAGCAATTGAATTGGCTAAAAAACACAATGCTCGATTACATATTTTGCACTTGACCACAGAAGCTGAAACACACTTGTTTCAAAATGATATTCCCTTAACAGAGAAAAAAATCACGACAGAAGTTTCTGTTCACCACCTATGGTTTACTAACAAAGATTATGACCGATTGGGAATGCTGATTAAATGGAATCCTGCCATTAAAACCGAACAAGACAAACAGGGCTTGTTGACCGCTCTAGTTGATGACAGAATTGATATTGTTACAACAGACCACGCACCACATACATTGGAAGAAAAAGAGCAACCTTACTTTCAGTCAATGTCAGGAGCACCAATGGTTCAACATTCTTTGAATTGTATGTTGGAATTTTACAAACAAAACCTCATTTCATTAGAGAAAATAATTGAGAAGATGTGTCATAATCCAGCGATTCTTTACAAGATGACCAAAAGAGGGTTTATAAGAGAAGGATATTATGCCGACTTGACATTGGTTGACTTGAATAGGAAATGGACAGTAACTAAAGATAATTTACTTTATAAATGTGGTTGGTCACCATTGGAAGGAACGACTTTTCAAACGGAAATCAAACAGACCTTTGTGAACGGAAATTTGGTTTATGATAACGGAATATTTTTCGAGCACGTAAAAGGAAAAGAAATAGAATTTGGATAA
- a CDS encoding type II toxin-antitoxin system RelE/ParE family toxin, producing the protein MAKVILRQKAIDDLNDIWDYTFKKWSVKQADKYYATIKLTCNGIGENPNVGKEYDGISKNLLGLKSGKHIIFYQLISIDRIEVIRILHERMDLKNRITE; encoded by the coding sequence ATGGCTAAAGTTATATTGAGACAGAAAGCCATAGATGACTTGAATGATATTTGGGACTATACTTTTAAAAAGTGGTCGGTAAAACAAGCTGACAAATATTATGCGACTATAAAACTGACTTGTAACGGAATTGGAGAAAATCCCAATGTTGGAAAGGAATATGACGGAATAAGCAAAAACTTGCTTGGACTGAAATCTGGAAAACATATCATATTTTACCAATTGATTTCGATAGATAGAATAGAAGTTATCAGAATTTTGCACGAGCGAATGGACTTGAAAAACAGGATAACGGAATAA
- a CDS encoding O-antigen ligase family protein, with product MRILSLIKDRLINIKLKDLIILVFLGSVFLSSENFVNKENTVKFYFTVFSFLFITLYLVFLKNEKIKIVLKEITSFSILKGFYVVGVLQSLYAICQYLGWFTTNNHFFPITGSFDNPAGFSAVLSMLLPIGVIWCLKSKKLERYLLTLSLGLMCFSIVASGSRAGVLAVIVSTIFVFISEFQLISKIKNSKKTKAFVTVFIVLLVIVLIGLYKLKLNSANGRLLIWKVSTEMIKDKPLIGFGYNGFKAHYMDYQAKYFKQNPKSQYSQLADNVSHPFNEFIKIIVNYGALGLLTTFVVIFFFFKRILRLDPFKRNLFLGILVSFFVFSFFSYPLHYTPVWFLLIYSTLIVVLGKTPKKVFSKKTKAIIGAICFAGIVFFSFSMYLELKWKKIATKSLQGQTEQMQPEYKHMYPYLKYNVLFLYNYGAELNYIEQYNESITLLDECKQQFNDYDVQMLLADNYYNIGNTKMAIKTYEYAEQMIPCRFLPLYKQFEIYQKEKKTLKAKEIAEKIIKKEVKVKSSAVELMITEAQNYLSLEKPESSETSEYKGRVYGNEK from the coding sequence ATGAGAATTTTAAGCCTAATTAAAGATAGATTAATAAATATTAAATTAAAAGATTTAATCATTCTAGTCTTTCTCGGAAGTGTGTTTCTCTCTTCCGAGAATTTTGTAAATAAAGAAAATACTGTAAAATTTTATTTTACGGTATTTTCTTTTCTTTTTATAACGCTATACTTAGTATTTCTAAAAAACGAAAAGATTAAAATCGTATTAAAAGAAATCACTTCATTTAGCATTTTAAAAGGCTTTTATGTTGTTGGTGTTTTACAGTCATTATACGCAATATGTCAATACCTAGGTTGGTTTACAACAAACAATCACTTTTTTCCTATTACAGGAAGTTTTGATAATCCAGCGGGTTTTTCTGCAGTCTTATCAATGTTGTTGCCCATTGGAGTTATTTGGTGTTTAAAATCTAAAAAGCTAGAACGCTATCTACTCACGCTTTCATTAGGTTTAATGTGCTTTTCAATAGTTGCTTCAGGTTCTAGAGCTGGTGTATTGGCAGTAATCGTATCTACAATTTTTGTTTTTATCTCAGAATTTCAGCTAATCTCAAAAATTAAAAATTCTAAAAAAACCAAAGCTTTTGTTACGGTCTTCATTGTTCTTTTAGTCATTGTATTAATAGGGTTATATAAGTTAAAGCTAAATTCAGCCAATGGAAGGTTACTAATTTGGAAGGTGTCAACCGAAATGATAAAAGACAAACCCTTAATTGGCTTTGGTTACAATGGTTTTAAAGCCCATTATATGGATTATCAGGCAAAGTATTTTAAACAAAACCCAAAATCGCAGTATAGCCAGTTGGCAGATAATGTGTCGCACCCGTTTAATGAGTTTATTAAAATTATTGTTAATTATGGAGCGTTAGGTTTGCTCACGACTTTCGTTGTAATATTCTTTTTTTTTAAGAGAATATTACGATTAGACCCTTTTAAACGAAACTTATTTTTGGGCATACTTGTTTCGTTTTTTGTATTTTCATTTTTTTCGTACCCTTTGCATTACACACCTGTTTGGTTTTTGTTAATATATTCCACCCTAATTGTGGTTTTGGGTAAAACTCCAAAAAAGGTATTTTCAAAGAAAACTAAAGCAATAATAGGAGCGATATGTTTTGCAGGTATTGTCTTTTTTTCTTTTAGTATGTATTTAGAGCTAAAGTGGAAAAAAATTGCTACAAAATCATTACAAGGCCAAACAGAACAAATGCAACCTGAATATAAACACATGTATCCTTATCTTAAATATAATGTACTTTTTCTGTATAATTATGGCGCTGAGTTAAACTATATAGAACAATATAACGAGAGTATAACTTTACTTGATGAATGTAAACAACAGTTTAATGATTATGACGTGCAAATGCTATTGGCCGATAACTATTACAATATTGGAAATACCAAAATGGCAATTAAAACGTATGAATATGCAGAACAGATGATTCCTTGCAGATTTTTACCACTTTATAAACAATTTGAGATTTACCAGAAAGAAAAGAAAACTCTTAAAGCTAAAGAAATTGCTGAAAAAATTATAAAAAAGGAAGTAAAGGTAAAATCTTCAGCAGTTGAGTTGATGATTACTGAAGCTCAAAACTACTTAAGTCTTGAAAAGCCTGAATCAAGTGAAACTTCAGAATATAAAGGAAGAGTATATGGAAATGAAAAATAA
- a CDS encoding IS256 family transposase, which translates to MKKEDFLNDDFLKQFKTGDELTSFLKSIQKRGIEKMLEGELDAHLDYEKHQQSDNSNTRNGYGSKKIKTALGETNIKVPRDRDASFNPMLVPKRTNMVDGIENVIISLYAKGMSNSDIEEQIREVYDFDVSTSTISRITDKVTNDIVAWQNRPLEPVYLITWMDGIVFKVRENSKVINKTMYIAVGLRRDGKKEVLGLWLGKNESAAFWMSVLTDMKARGVQDLLITATDNLNGFTDTIKNVFPESKTQICVVHQIRNACRYVVWKDKKEFTKDMKSIYDAPTKSAAKAALEDFAQKWEHKYSYAIKSWRDNWEELTAFYEFPLEIRKIIYTTNLIENLNGKIRKYTKNKLSFPTDEAVMKSTFLALREATKKWSMPIRNWGIILNQFLTIFEKRVQL; encoded by the coding sequence ATGAAGAAAGAAGATTTTCTAAACGACGATTTTTTAAAACAGTTTAAAACAGGAGACGAACTGACCTCCTTTCTAAAATCCATTCAAAAGCGAGGTATTGAAAAGATGCTAGAAGGGGAACTTGATGCTCATTTAGACTATGAGAAGCATCAGCAATCCGATAATAGCAATACCCGTAACGGCTATGGGTCTAAAAAGATAAAAACAGCTTTAGGAGAGACTAATATTAAAGTTCCCAGAGACCGGGACGCTTCTTTTAACCCTATGCTGGTTCCTAAACGCACTAACATGGTTGATGGCATAGAAAACGTCATTATCAGCCTTTATGCCAAGGGTATGAGTAATTCTGATATTGAAGAGCAAATCCGAGAAGTTTACGATTTTGATGTATCCACATCTACCATATCACGTATCACAGATAAAGTTACCAATGATATTGTTGCTTGGCAAAACAGACCTCTGGAGCCCGTATATTTAATTACTTGGATGGATGGCATCGTATTTAAGGTTCGGGAGAACTCCAAAGTCATTAACAAAACCATGTACATCGCCGTAGGACTGCGTAGAGATGGTAAAAAGGAAGTCTTAGGGCTTTGGTTGGGGAAGAATGAATCGGCAGCCTTTTGGATGAGTGTACTAACCGATATGAAAGCCAGAGGCGTTCAGGATTTGCTTATCACGGCCACAGATAATCTTAACGGTTTTACCGACACCATTAAAAACGTTTTTCCTGAATCTAAAACCCAAATCTGCGTGGTACACCAGATTCGTAATGCTTGTCGGTATGTTGTTTGGAAAGACAAGAAAGAATTTACAAAGGACATGAAAAGCATCTACGATGCACCCACCAAAAGTGCAGCAAAAGCCGCCCTAGAAGACTTTGCTCAGAAATGGGAACACAAGTACTCTTACGCTATTAAAAGCTGGAGAGATAACTGGGAAGAACTTACCGCTTTCTATGAATTTCCTTTAGAAATTAGAAAAATCATTTACACTACGAACCTTATTGAAAACCTTAATGGAAAAATCAGAAAATACACTAAAAACAAGCTCTCATTCCCAACAGATGAAGCTGTTATGAAGTCCACTTTTTTAGCCCTTAGAGAGGCTACCAAAAAATGGTCGATGCCTATTAGGAACTGGGGCATTATTTTAAACCAGTTTTTAACTATATTTGAAAAAAGGGTTCAACTTTAA
- the ltrA gene encoding group II intron reverse transcriptase/maturase: MIEHVLSATNLYKATRQVERNKGASGVEGMKTTALSAYILENRSLILSTIRTNSYVPNSILGVNIPKGAGKTRLLGIPTVVDRWLQQAVSQQLMVHFEYDFEPVSYGFRPQKNIQKAVLQAQTYINDGYQDIVDIDLEGFFDQVDHCILLQLIYHKVKCPTTLRLIRKWLRAPILIHGTLIKRRKGIPQGSPISPLLSNIMLDVLDKEMKSMGLRYVRYADDFSVYAKSKSEAKQIGNRLFVFLRDKLKLPINKAKSGIRRPVNFELLGHGFVPVYKKGIKGQYALVVAKKSWAKLKRNLKSITKKTKPMSLFERLERLNQVCRGWMNNYRLTNIYAKVKKLDEWLRNRLRYCIWHDWKKLERKRKNLIQLGIEIGQAYAWSRTRMGGWAVAQSPILKTTITVSRLKRKGYKPLLDYINKMQTSIW, from the coding sequence ATGATTGAACACGTTTTATCCGCAACAAATCTTTATAAAGCAACACGCCAAGTGGAGCGCAATAAAGGTGCGAGCGGCGTAGAAGGTATGAAAACAACGGCACTTTCGGCATACATATTAGAAAACCGTTCGCTTATATTATCTACTATTCGCACAAATAGCTATGTGCCAAATTCAATTCTAGGAGTAAACATTCCAAAAGGAGCGGGTAAAACCCGATTATTAGGAATACCAACGGTAGTAGATAGATGGCTACAACAGGCGGTAAGCCAACAATTAATGGTTCATTTTGAATATGATTTTGAACCTGTTAGTTATGGTTTTCGCCCACAAAAGAACATCCAAAAAGCGGTATTACAAGCTCAAACCTACATCAATGATGGTTACCAAGATATTGTAGATATTGATTTAGAAGGGTTCTTTGACCAAGTAGACCACTGTATTTTACTTCAACTTATTTACCACAAAGTAAAATGTCCAACCACCTTGCGATTAATCCGAAAATGGCTAAGAGCTCCCATTTTAATACATGGAACACTCATAAAGCGCAGAAAAGGCATCCCGCAAGGCAGTCCAATTAGTCCTTTATTATCTAACATTATGTTAGATGTTTTGGACAAAGAAATGAAAAGCATGGGCTTGCGCTATGTTCGCTACGCTGATGATTTTAGCGTTTACGCCAAAAGCAAAAGTGAGGCTAAACAAATAGGGAATAGACTGTTTGTCTTCTTACGAGATAAACTTAAATTACCTATAAATAAAGCCAAAAGTGGCATCCGCAGACCTGTAAACTTTGAGTTACTTGGGCATGGATTTGTACCTGTCTATAAAAAGGGTATAAAAGGGCAATATGCATTAGTGGTAGCTAAGAAAAGTTGGGCAAAGTTAAAACGTAACCTAAAAAGCATCACCAAGAAAACCAAACCCATGTCGCTATTCGAACGTCTGGAACGGCTTAATCAAGTCTGTCGAGGCTGGATGAATAATTACCGCTTAACTAACATCTATGCAAAAGTTAAAAAGCTAGATGAGTGGTTAAGAAATCGGTTACGCTATTGTATTTGGCATGATTGGAAAAAGCTAGAGCGGAAACGTAAAAACCTCATTCAATTAGGTATAGAAATCGGACAAGCCTATGCTTGGAGTAGAACAAGAATGGGAGGGTGGGCAGTTGCTCAAAGTCCTATTTTAAAGACTACTATTACAGTTTCTAGACTTAAACGAAAAGGGTACAAACCTTTGTTAGATTACATTAATAAGATGCAAACTTCAATTTGGTGA
- a CDS encoding type II toxin-antitoxin system ParD family antitoxin yields the protein MKNTSISLGNYFDQFVQTQVSAGRYKNVSEVIRAGLRLLENEESKVIALRNAIQEGLNSPLVEDFDFDENLKKLKAEKIKNG from the coding sequence ATGAAAAATACATCAATATCGCTGGGAAATTATTTTGACCAATTTGTGCAAACACAGGTTTCTGCTGGACGATACAAAAATGTCAGCGAAGTAATCAGAGCTGGACTTCGACTTTTGGAGAATGAGGAAAGTAAAGTAATTGCCTTGCGAAATGCAATTCAAGAAGGATTGAATAGTCCGTTGGTTGAAGACTTTGACTTTGACGAAAACCTCAAAAAATTAAAAGCTGAAAAGATAAAGAATGGCTAA
- a CDS encoding AbrB/MazE/SpoVT family DNA-binding domain-containing protein — protein METSIIKIGNSKGLRLSKTILEKYNIKDKVELILEKGQIILKPISSPRKNWEKEFKKMSENGDDKLLMNDVFDDENLEEWI, from the coding sequence ATGGAAACATCAATAATCAAAATTGGAAATTCGAAAGGACTTCGTTTAAGCAAGACCATTTTGGAAAAATATAACATTAAGGATAAGGTTGAACTTATACTGGAAAAAGGACAAATAATTCTTAAACCTATCTCATCGCCGAGAAAAAATTGGGAAAAGGAATTTAAAAAGATGAGTGAAAATGGAGACGACAAATTGCTGATGAACGACGTGTTCGATGACGAAAACCTTGAGGAATGGATTTGA
- a CDS encoding IS3 family transposase, which produces MCKSFGLKRDAYYKYKYRADKRLKLEQQIIQIVNQKRRSLPREGVRKLKISLKNEFDEAKLKVGRDTLFNILRKHNMLITRKKPSYRTTNSFHRFYKHKNIIKDVLVNRPNQVWVSDITYIRTVKGFCYLALITDMYSRKIIGYDLSDSLELSGCTRALKKAVYQAKNIENLIHHSDRGIQYCSNVYTQILKRNNIKISMTQENHCYENAIAERVNGILKDEFYLDQTFDSVAHAKKATKSAINLYNQIRLHVSLDYKTPNMVYKLTA; this is translated from the coding sequence ATTTGTAAGTCTTTCGGGCTTAAACGTGATGCATACTACAAGTATAAATATAGAGCTGACAAACGTTTAAAACTTGAACAACAGATCATTCAAATTGTAAACCAAAAACGCAGATCCTTACCTAGAGAAGGCGTACGTAAACTCAAAATATCTTTGAAAAATGAGTTTGATGAAGCCAAACTTAAAGTAGGCAGAGACACGCTTTTTAACATTCTTAGAAAACACAATATGCTTATAACCAGAAAGAAACCCAGCTACAGAACTACCAATTCTTTTCATAGGTTTTACAAACATAAAAACATCATCAAAGATGTACTTGTTAATAGACCTAATCAGGTTTGGGTATCTGATATTACATACATCAGAACTGTAAAAGGGTTTTGTTACTTGGCGCTTATAACTGACATGTATTCTAGAAAAATCATAGGTTACGACCTTAGCGATAGTCTTGAACTTAGCGGTTGTACCAGAGCGCTTAAAAAAGCGGTATATCAAGCTAAAAACATAGAAAACCTCATACATCACTCAGATAGAGGCATACAATATTGTAGCAATGTATACACACAAATTTTAAAAAGAAACAACATCAAAATTAGTATGACACAAGAAAATCATTGCTACGAAAACGCTATTGCTGAACGTGTAAACGGCATCCTAAAAGACGAGTTTTATCTTGACCAGACCTTTGATAGTGTAGCTCACGCGAAAAAAGCTACAAAAAGTGCTATTAATCTATACAACCAAATTAGATTACATGTATCTTTAGATTATAAAACACCAAATATGGTATATAAATTAACAGCGTAA
- a CDS encoding type II toxin-antitoxin system PemK/MazF family toxin: MDLKQYSIVLVNLDPTTGSEIKKTRPCVIVSPNEMNKYLNTIVLAPMTTTLKRYPTRVSVKHNGKKGMIAIDQIRTVDKTRVIRVFESLEKSEIKKCKEVIKETFVD, translated from the coding sequence ATGGATTTGAAACAATATTCTATCGTTCTTGTAAATCTTGACCCAACAACGGGAAGTGAAATAAAAAAGACAAGACCTTGTGTAATCGTTTCGCCAAATGAAATGAATAAATATTTAAACACCATTGTACTCGCACCAATGACAACGACCCTGAAAAGATACCCGACAAGGGTTTCGGTAAAACACAACGGGAAAAAAGGAATGATCGCGATCGACCAAATTCGGACAGTTGACAAAACCAGAGTCATTCGAGTTTTTGAAAGTCTGGAAAAATCAGAAATTAAAAAATGCAAGGAGGTAATAAAAGAAACCTTTGTGGACTGA
- a CDS encoding transposase, with the protein MYKNDKIIRRYSEPFKLKILDELTTGKLNKYQLGKLYGIAPTTINEWIRKYNRKDLMNTRVKVETKDEITRIKELQKEIEQLKKLLLKKDLDAMIQDSYLEVAAEDLGYKSVAELKKKLNIER; encoded by the coding sequence ATGTACAAAAATGACAAAATCATCAGACGGTATTCAGAACCTTTCAAACTGAAAATTTTAGACGAACTTACAACAGGAAAACTAAACAAATATCAACTAGGAAAACTTTATGGCATTGCTCCTACTACCATTAATGAATGGATTAGAAAATACAACCGTAAAGACCTAATGAATACCAGAGTAAAAGTGGAAACAAAAGACGAGATCACACGAATTAAAGAACTTCAAAAGGAAATCGAACAATTAAAAAAATTGTTGTTAAAGAAAGACTTAGATGCCATGATTCAAGATTCATACCTGGAAGTGGCTGCCGAAGATCTTGGCTATAAATCGGTTGCTGAACTAAAAAAAAAGCTAAATATAGAGCGGTAA
- a CDS encoding TlpA disulfide reductase family protein, translating into MKNKILLAVTLLTTILIHSQRIGNNPEFKNNNIVIDTTKTISKIVALDKVVHGFGPSGNFSIGIGSRDLYSEEELKGYPVMKNLPDSLTNIKEYLIILNDLQFYYQNYKQGIYSKEFFLKKAEERKRKLSDTIHLTDKTVKNTISIVSGLTADNRIVYIVDTNNNNDYSDDELKPLLFDLRKHDDIIENSQSVDIEYFDGNSIKNDKQLIRVGNDYNRKDLMFSFPQFRYGKVELGNETYLIISESFSLNNAIYLVKDRPYFSNLDRKDMINPYQYFNANGFYIQYSPVSQHNDKVKLTISTNDSDNKKTPIAAQVGMIAPNFSGINVLDDMNISLEKYRGKYVYVDFWSSACPPCIIEFPNINEAYNKFNRSEIEFIGIADIRGKTDIKKFVKEKEINWPTINEAETSTITKGYNVNSWPTTYLIDPTGKIIATNLRGKDLNNKLELLGISTKN; encoded by the coding sequence ATGAAAAATAAAATATTATTGGCTGTTACTTTATTAACTACTATTCTTATTCACTCTCAAAGAATTGGAAATAACCCTGAATTTAAAAATAATAATATAGTAATAGATACCACAAAAACGATTTCGAAAATAGTAGCACTTGATAAAGTTGTACATGGGTTTGGTCCTTCTGGCAATTTTAGCATTGGCATAGGTTCAAGAGATTTATACAGTGAGGAAGAGTTAAAAGGATACCCAGTAATGAAAAATCTTCCCGATTCTTTGACCAATATAAAAGAATATCTTATTATTTTAAATGACCTACAATTCTACTACCAAAATTACAAGCAGGGTATTTACAGTAAAGAATTCTTTCTTAAAAAAGCTGAAGAAAGAAAAAGAAAACTTTCTGACACAATTCATTTAACAGATAAAACTGTGAAAAACACAATTTCAATAGTATCAGGTTTGACAGCGGACAACAGAATTGTGTATATAGTCGATACCAATAATAACAATGACTACTCGGATGACGAATTGAAACCTTTATTGTTCGATTTAAGAAAACATGATGACATAATTGAAAACTCTCAATCTGTTGATATCGAATATTTTGATGGAAACTCAATAAAAAATGACAAGCAATTAATCAGAGTCGGAAACGATTATAATAGAAAAGATTTAATGTTTAGTTTTCCGCAATTTAGATATGGTAAAGTCGAATTAGGGAACGAAACTTACTTAATAATTTCCGAATCATTCAGTCTTAATAACGCTATCTATCTAGTAAAAGACCGACCTTATTTTAGCAATCTTGACCGAAAAGATATGATAAACCCTTATCAATATTTCAATGCAAATGGTTTTTACATACAATATTCTCCAGTTTCACAACACAATGATAAAGTAAAACTAACCATAAGCACTAATGATTCAGATAATAAAAAAACACCAATTGCAGCCCAAGTTGGAATGATTGCCCCAAATTTTAGTGGCATTAATGTACTAGATGACATGAACATTTCTTTAGAAAAATACAGAGGAAAATATGTATATGTTGACTTCTGGAGCTCTGCATGTCCCCCTTGCATCATAGAGTTTCCAAACATAAACGAAGCTTACAATAAATTTAACAGGAGTGAAATAGAATTTATTGGAATTGCCGACATTAGGGGGAAAACTGATATTAAAAAATTTGTTAAGGAAAAGGAAATTAATTGGCCAACTATTAATGAGGCAGAGACATCGACAATTACTAAAGGTTATAATGTTAACTCTTGGCCAACTACATATCTAATTGACCCAACAGGTAAAATTATTGCTACCAATTTAAGGGGAAAAGACTTGAATAATAAATTAGAATTGTTAGGAATATCCACAAAAAATTAA